Proteins from a genomic interval of bacterium:
- the cysD gene encoding sulfate adenylyltransferase subunit CysD, with the protein MASQTLTHLQALEAESIEIIREVVAEFENPVMLYSIGKDSGVLSHLARKAFHPAPPPFPLLHVDTTWKFQEMIKFRDAFCKENNLELIVHTNQEGLAKNINPFDHGSNYYTTVMKTQALLQALENGGYDAAFGGARRDEEKSRAKERVYSFRDRNHQWDPKNQRPELWNLYNGRVNKGESIRVFPMSNWTELDVWQYLHLEGVPVVPLYLAAERPVVERDGNLIMVDDDRFRFEPGEKPQMRRVRFRTLGCYPFSGAIESDADTLPKIIQEMLLTKQSERQGRMIDYDEAASMERKKREGYF; encoded by the coding sequence ATGGCAAGCCAGACCCTCACCCATCTACAGGCCCTCGAGGCCGAATCCATCGAAATCATCCGCGAGGTCGTGGCCGAATTCGAAAATCCGGTGATGCTGTACTCGATCGGCAAGGATTCGGGTGTGCTCTCGCATCTGGCGCGCAAGGCGTTTCACCCGGCCCCACCGCCCTTCCCGCTCTTGCACGTGGATACCACGTGGAAGTTCCAGGAAATGATCAAGTTCAGAGACGCGTTCTGCAAAGAGAACAATCTGGAGTTGATCGTCCACACGAACCAGGAAGGTCTCGCGAAAAACATCAACCCCTTCGATCACGGCTCCAACTACTACACGACCGTGATGAAGACCCAGGCGCTGCTTCAGGCACTCGAAAACGGCGGGTACGATGCTGCCTTCGGCGGGGCGCGTCGCGACGAAGAGAAGTCCCGTGCCAAGGAACGTGTGTACTCCTTCCGCGATCGAAATCACCAATGGGATCCGAAGAATCAGCGTCCCGAGCTGTGGAATCTGTACAACGGCCGGGTCAACAAGGGTGAATCGATTCGCGTCTTCCCCATGTCGAACTGGACTGAACTCGATGTCTGGCAATACCTGCATCTGGAGGGTGTACCGGTCGTGCCCCTGTACCTCGCGGCCGAGCGACCCGTTGTCGAGCGCGACGGCAACTTGATCATGGTGGACGACGATCGCTTTCGCTTCGAACCCGGAGAGAAGCCGCAGATGCGCCGCGTGCGTTTCCGCACACTCGGCTGCTATCCGTTCTCGGGTGCGATCGAATCCGATGCCGATACGCTGCCCAAGATCATCCAGGAAATGCTCTTGACCAAGCAGTCCGAGCGTCAGGGCCGCATGATCGACTACGACGAAGCAGCCTCGATGGAACGCAAGAAACGCGAAGGCTACTTCTAG